The Bosea beijingensis genome contains the following window.
CCGACCAACGTGATCTCGATCACCGACGGCCAGATCTTCCTTGAGACGGACCTGTTCTATCAGGGCATCCGCCCGGCGGTGAACGTCGGCCTCTCGGTGTCGCGCGTCGGTTCGTCGGCGCAGACCAAGGCCACCAAGAAGGTCGCCGGCAAGATCAAGGGCGAACTCGCCCAGTATCGCGAGATGGCCGCCTTCGCCCAGTTCGGTTCGGACCTCGACGCGGTCACGCAGCGCCTGCTCAACCGCGGTGCCCGCCTGACCGAGCTCCTGAAGCAGCCGCAGTTCTCGCCGCTGAAGATGGAAGAGCAGGTCGTCGTGATCTATGCCGGCGTGAACGGCTATCTCGACGCGCTGCCGGTCAGCAAGGTCCGCGCCTTCGAGGACGGCCTGCTCGCGCTGGTTCGCGGCAAGCATGCCGACATGCTGAACGAGATCGGCTCGTCCAAGGACCTGTCGGACGCCAACGCCGCCAAGCTCAAGGACATCGTCGCGGGCTTCGCGAAGTCCTTCGCCTGATCATCATTGCCGGCGCGGCCGAGTTCTCAGCTCCGCCGCGCTGCTTCTCTGGATTGCTTCGTTGCCGCGCCTGCCGTGGCTGACGAGTAGGGGATCAAGATCGGATGCCGTCCCTTAAGGACCTACGCAATCGCATCGCTTCGGTGAAGTCGACGCAGAAGATCACCAAGGCCATGCAGATGGTTGCGGCTGCGAAGCTGCGCCGGGCGCAGACGGCCGCCGAGGCCGCGCGGCCCTATGCCGAGCGCATGGAGACGGTGCTGTCGAACCTCGCTTCCGGCGTGTCCGGTTCGAGCGCGCCGCGCCTGATCGCCGGCACGGGCTCCGACAAGGTGCATCTGCTGCTGGTGCTGACCGCCGAGCGCGGCCTGTGCGGTGCCTTCAACTCCTCGATCGCGCGCCTCGCCCGCGACAAGGCGAATGCGCTGAAGGCCGAGGGTAAGACGGTCAAGATCATCTGCGTCGGCAAGAAGGGCTACGATATCCTGCGGCGCCAGTTCGCGGCGGAGATCATCGAGTTCATCGACCTGCGCGAATTCAAGCAGGTCGGCTTCGCCAATGCGGAGGCGATCGCCCAGAACGTGCTGGCCCGCTTCGGCAACGGCGAGTTCGACGTCGCGACGCTGTTCTTCTCGCGCTTCCGCTCGGTGATCGCCCAGATCCCGACCGCGCAGCGCATCATCCCGGCTGAAATCCCCGAAGGGACGAAGCAGACCGACGCCGTCTACGATTACGAGCCGGACGAGGGCGAGATTCTGGAAGCGCTGCTGCCGCGCAACCTGACCGTCCAGGTCCTGCGCGGGCTGCTCGAGAACGCCGCCTCCGAACAGGGCGCGCGCATGTCGGCGATGGATTCCGCCACGCGCAACGCCGGCGAGATGATCAAGAAGCAGACGCAGATCTACAACCGCTCACGCCAGGCGATGATCACGAAGGAACTGATCGAGATCATCTCTGGCGCGGAAGCGCTCTAACCGCCTAATCTTCGCCGGTGGAGAGATCCACCGGCTGCCGTCACATCCGAATGCGCTAGTCCCGAGGTTCCGCCATGGCCAAAGCCGCTACCAAGACCACCAAGAAGACCGCCGAGAAGCCCGCCAACACCGGCACCGGCCGCGTTGCCCAGGTCATCGGCGCCGTCGTCGACGTGCAGTTCGACGGCGCCCTGCCGGAGATCCTGAACGCGCTCGAGACCGACAACCTCGGCAACCGCCTCGTCCTCGAGGTCGCCCAGCATCTCGGCGAGAACACCGTCCGCACCATCGCGATGGACTCGACCGAAGGTCTGGTCCGTGGCCAGTCGGTCACCGATACCGGCGCCCCGATCGCGGTTCCGGTCGGTGACGAGACGCTTGGCCGCATCATGAACGTCATCGGCGAGCCGGTCGACGAAGCCGGCCCGATCCTGACCTCCGCCACCCGCGGCATCCACCAGCCGGCCCCGGCCTATTCCGAGCAGTCGACCGAGGCGCAGATCCTCGTCACCGGCATCAAGGTCGTCGACCTGCTGGCGCCTTACGCCAAGGGCGGCAAGGTCGGCCTGTTCGGCGGCGCCGGCGTCGGCAAGACCGTGCTGATCATGGAACTGATCAACAACGTCGCGAAGGCCCACGGCGGCTACTCGGTGTTCGCCGGTGTCGGCGAGCGGACCCGCGAGGGCAACGATCTCTACCACGAGATGATCGAGTCCAACGTCAACAAGAACCCCAAGGAGAACAACGGCTCGACCGCTGGCTCCAAGTGCGCCCTGGTCTACGGCCAGATGAACGAGCCTCCGGGTGCCCGCATGCGCGTCGCTCTCGCCGGCCTGACCATCGCCGAGGACTTCCGCGACAAGGGCCAGGACGTTCTGTTCTTCGTCGACAACATCTTCCGCTTCACGCAGGCCGGCTCGGAAGTGTCCGCGCTGCTCGGCCGTATTCCTTCGGCGGTGGGCTATCAGCCGACGCTGGCGACCGACATGGGCAACCTGCAGGAGCGCATCACCACCACGAACAAGGGCTCGATCACCTCGGTGCAGGCGATCTACGTCCCGGCGGACGATCTGACCGACCCGGCGCCCGCGACCTCGTTCGCCCACTTGGACGCCCGTACCGTTCTGTCGCGTTCGATCGCGGAAAAGGGCATCTATCCGGCGGTCGACCCGCTCGACTCGACCTCGCGCATGCTCTCGGCCGATATCGTCGGCGACGAGCACTACGATGTCGCGACCCGCGTCCAGCAGACCCTGCAGCGCTACAAGTCGCTGCAGGACATCATCGCGATCCTGGGCATGGACGAGCTCTCGGAAGACGACAAGCTGACCGTGGCGCGCGCCCGCAAGATCGAACGCTTCATGTCGCAGCCGTTCTTCGTCGCGGAAGTCTTCACCGGCTCGCCCGGCAAGCTCGTCCCGCTCGAGGACACGATCAAGGGCTTCAAGGGCCTGGTCGAGGGCAAGTACGACCACCTGCCGGAAGCGGCCTTCTACATGGTCGGCTCGATCGACGAAGCCGTCGAGAAGGCTCAGCGCCTGGCCGCCGAGGCCGCGTAAGCTTCGCGCATTCTTCCTTTCGGGCGGCTTCGGCCGCCCGGAACCATGCCCGGCATGGATTGTTGAAAGATCTGGCATGGCCCCCGGCGCTGTCCGGCGATCGGGGTGACGTCGGAGGAAAAGACAGGCGATGGCCACCTTCAAGTTCGAACTCGTCTCGCCGGAGCGCATCCTGTTCTCGGGCGATGTCGTCAGCGTCATCGTCCCCTCGGTCGAGGGCGAGATGACCGTGCTCGCGGGGCATGCGCCGCTGGTCGCGACGCTCAAGGCCGGGATCGTCTTCGTTCAGACGACCGAGAGCAACGGCAAGGAATTCTTCGTCAACGGTGGTCTTGTCGAGATCAACCAGGCTTCGACGACGATCCTGGCGGAGCAGGGCCGCTTCCTCGAGGATGTCGACACCGCCGTGCTCGACGCCGAGATCCTGACTGCCGAGACCCGTCTCGCCGGCTCGCATAACGACGACGAGAAGAAGCGCCTGCACGACACGCTGGTGCAGTTGCGCGAGTTCAAGCACGTCTTCGAGCAGCGCAAGGCGGCGTGATCTGCCGTTGAGCTTCGAGAATTTGGAAAGGGCCGCGCGAGCGGCCCTTTTTCGTGAGCGGCCGACACTCGCGCCATGCTCGGGCTCGACCCCAGCATCTCTGGAATTGGAGGCGCTTCATGCCGCGTGAGATTCTCGGGTCTGCGCTTCGCTTCGCCCCGAGAATGACGTGCTCTGCATTCAAGCCTCGGCGAAAGCCGCGAAGGCCTGCACCACCTTTTCGTAGACCGGCCGCTTGAACGGCACGACCAGCCCCGGCATCTCCGCCAGCGGATGCCAGCGCCATTCGCTGAACTCTGGCGGCTCGTCGCCATTGGGCTTGCCGATATCCATCGCCTCTTCGCTGCCGATGAAGCGGAAGGCGACCCAGCGCTGGCGCTGGCCGCGGAAAGCGGCGAGCTTGTGCCAGGGACCGTCATAGGGCGGGAAATCGTAGCTCCACCATTCATCGGTGACGGTCAGAAGATCGGCCTGCGTGACGCCGGTCTCCTCCGCCAGTTCGCGGCGGGCGGCGGCGACGATGTCCTCGTCGGGATCGATGCCGCCTTGCGGCATCTGCCAGTCGAAGCCGGGCAGGACGATCTCGGGGCCGGCGCTATGCGAGCGGCCGGCGAAGACGAGGCCCTGCGCATTGAACAGGGCGATGCCGACATTGGGACGGTAGGGGAGGCTCATGACGCAAGCATAGGGTGGCGTCGCGCGAAGCGGAACCGGTAGCGGATCAATCGCTCGGCTTTGGAACGACGCAGGCGAGAAGGCCTGGGAAGCGCTGCTCGATATCGTCGCGGCGCAGCGCGTTCATCCGGGTCACGCCCTCGTTGCGGGTGCGGATCAGCCCGGCCTCGCGCAGCACACGGAAATGATGCGAGACGCTCGACTTCGGCCGGTCGCCCTCCAGCGCCTGGCAGCTCTGCTCGCCCTCGACCGCGAGCCGGCGCACGACCTCCAGCCGG
Protein-coding sequences here:
- a CDS encoding F0F1 ATP synthase subunit gamma, which codes for MPSLKDLRNRIASVKSTQKITKAMQMVAAAKLRRAQTAAEAARPYAERMETVLSNLASGVSGSSAPRLIAGTGSDKVHLLLVLTAERGLCGAFNSSIARLARDKANALKAEGKTVKIICVGKKGYDILRRQFAAEIIEFIDLREFKQVGFANAEAIAQNVLARFGNGEFDVATLFFSRFRSVIAQIPTAQRIIPAEIPEGTKQTDAVYDYEPDEGEILEALLPRNLTVQVLRGLLENAASEQGARMSAMDSATRNAGEMIKKQTQIYNRSRQAMITKELIEIISGAEAL
- the atpD gene encoding F0F1 ATP synthase subunit beta, which encodes MAKAATKTTKKTAEKPANTGTGRVAQVIGAVVDVQFDGALPEILNALETDNLGNRLVLEVAQHLGENTVRTIAMDSTEGLVRGQSVTDTGAPIAVPVGDETLGRIMNVIGEPVDEAGPILTSATRGIHQPAPAYSEQSTEAQILVTGIKVVDLLAPYAKGGKVGLFGGAGVGKTVLIMELINNVAKAHGGYSVFAGVGERTREGNDLYHEMIESNVNKNPKENNGSTAGSKCALVYGQMNEPPGARMRVALAGLTIAEDFRDKGQDVLFFVDNIFRFTQAGSEVSALLGRIPSAVGYQPTLATDMGNLQERITTTNKGSITSVQAIYVPADDLTDPAPATSFAHLDARTVLSRSIAEKGIYPAVDPLDSTSRMLSADIVGDEHYDVATRVQQTLQRYKSLQDIIAILGMDELSEDDKLTVARARKIERFMSQPFFVAEVFTGSPGKLVPLEDTIKGFKGLVEGKYDHLPEAAFYMVGSIDEAVEKAQRLAAEAA
- a CDS encoding F0F1 ATP synthase subunit epsilon, which gives rise to MATFKFELVSPERILFSGDVVSVIVPSVEGEMTVLAGHAPLVATLKAGIVFVQTTESNGKEFFVNGGLVEINQASTTILAEQGRFLEDVDTAVLDAEILTAETRLAGSHNDDEKKRLHDTLVQLREFKHVFEQRKAA
- a CDS encoding RNA pyrophosphohydrolase; the encoded protein is MSLPYRPNVGIALFNAQGLVFAGRSHSAGPEIVLPGFDWQMPQGGIDPDEDIVAAARRELAEETGVTQADLLTVTDEWWSYDFPPYDGPWHKLAAFRGQRQRWVAFRFIGSEEAMDIGKPNGDEPPEFSEWRWHPLAEMPGLVVPFKRPVYEKVVQAFAAFAEA
- a CDS encoding ArsR/SmtB family transcription factor codes for the protein MRHARLPTSEEIALEDVFHALSDPFRLEVVRRLAVEGEQSCQALEGDRPKSSVSHHFRVLREAGLIRTRNEGVTRMNALRRDDIEQRFPGLLACVVPKPSD